In Sebaldella termitidis ATCC 33386, one DNA window encodes the following:
- a CDS encoding Crp/Fnr family transcriptional regulator produces MKSVKITSDHFLILEKMKLGEIDGKNLYIKTYKKGEYIFYQNEEIKNILIIYSGKVGVTLDSSKGHRLLLAIYSPNSMLGDIEFFNKSCTVSNAQALSDTAVICISYSDIEKLRNHNEFIYLLGQILAKKLTRNIKNNSINILNAADIKIAAYIAGICENNIFDVNLSKLSELLGISYRHLLRRLKAFCENGYLLKIKDAYKITDLNSLKELAGDYYITDDWQI; encoded by the coding sequence ATGAAGTCAGTAAAAATAACGTCAGATCATTTTTTAATATTAGAAAAAATGAAACTCGGAGAAATTGACGGAAAAAATTTGTATATTAAAACGTATAAAAAAGGAGAGTATATTTTTTATCAAAATGAGGAAATAAAAAATATTCTTATTATATATTCTGGAAAAGTGGGGGTTACTTTAGATTCAAGCAAGGGACACAGACTTCTTCTAGCAATATATTCCCCGAATTCAATGCTTGGAGATATAGAGTTTTTTAATAAAAGCTGTACTGTAAGTAATGCACAGGCATTATCCGATACAGCCGTTATCTGTATATCTTATTCAGATATAGAAAAGCTTCGGAATCATAATGAATTTATATATTTACTGGGACAGATACTGGCTAAAAAGTTGACAAGAAACATAAAGAATAATTCAATTAATATTCTCAATGCTGCCGATATTAAAATAGCGGCATATATTGCGGGAATCTGTGAAAATAACATATTTGACGTAAATTTATCCAAGCTTTCAGAATTATTAGGAATCAGCTATCGTCATCTGCTTAGGCGGCTGAAAGCTTTTTGTGAAAATGGGTATCTTCTTAAAATAAAAGATGCATATAAAATTACAGATTTGAATTCTTTAAAGGAGCTTGCCGGTGATTATTACATAACAGATGACTGGCAGATATAA
- a CDS encoding putative quinol monooxygenase produces MKRNEKNPSYLYCTAIIRATEGTDYEIVKNELLELEEKTNQEAGCIQFFISPLNPEEKKFALWEIWEDDVAFYEHHKKIYTQELFAKKITEIILFESSRKVDL; encoded by the coding sequence ATGAAAAGAAATGAAAAAAATCCGTCTTACCTGTATTGTACAGCTATAATCAGAGCAACGGAAGGTACAGACTATGAGATAGTAAAAAATGAACTGCTTGAATTAGAAGAGAAAACTAATCAGGAAGCAGGATGTATTCAGTTTTTTATTTCACCGTTAAATCCCGAAGAAAAAAAGTTTGCACTGTGGGAAATCTGGGAAGATGATGTGGCATTTTATGAGCATCATAAAAAAATATATACTCAGGAATTATTTGCAAAAAAAATAACTGAGATTATATTATTTGAAAGTTCAAGAAAGGTAGACTTATAA
- a CDS encoding DMT family transporter: MYNITAVIIGMLIALMVFFNGMLSQAVGSYLATVIIHTVGVIICFIFISIKKQKIFENHKLPVWMYLGGVIGVGTTLFNNMAFGHISISSILVLSFLGEITASLIIDQFGFFSLEKRKINKKKILSLLIMLSGIFIIFY, encoded by the coding sequence ATGTATAATATAACAGCAGTTATTATTGGAATGCTTATAGCATTAATGGTATTTTTTAACGGGATGCTATCACAGGCTGTTGGAAGTTATCTGGCAACAGTAATAATTCATACAGTGGGAGTGATCATTTGTTTTATTTTTATCAGCATAAAAAAACAAAAAATATTTGAAAATCATAAACTGCCTGTATGGATGTATCTTGGAGGAGTAATAGGAGTGGGAACAACATTATTTAATAATATGGCCTTCGGACATATCAGCATTTCAAGTATTTTAGTATTGAGTTTTTTAGGAGAAATAACAGCATCCTTAATTATAGACCAATTTGGCTTTTTCAGCCTTGAGAAAAGGAAGATTAATAAAAAGAAAATCCTGTCGCTTCTTATTATGCTTTCAGGAATATTTATAATATTTTATTAA
- a CDS encoding helix-turn-helix transcriptional regulator, whose product MDIDKKNRTELAGFLKLKRSKILPSQVNLPEGIRRRTPGLRREEVAYLADIGLTWYTWLEQGRQIKVSIEILNKLSNALMLSQEEKRYLFALAHQSIPTDLLTVQINIDKSIQNFIDSLKLSPAYILDQRWNILAWNKAACYLFGDFNQKIEGERNAVWLMFMDDYYKNLFTDWEKHAEDLVARFRSVYSHYTMDNWILDFIKKMCKMSKKFDYWWSQHQIQSIDSVNKYFSHPEAGSLEFECIVLDVANNTNLKIFVHTSLTESTKQKMEILMNK is encoded by the coding sequence TTGGATATTGACAAAAAAAACCGTACGGAACTAGCTGGTTTTTTAAAGCTGAAACGTTCTAAAATACTTCCTTCTCAGGTTAATCTGCCGGAAGGAATCAGAAGAAGAACCCCGGGATTACGCCGTGAGGAAGTGGCTTATCTCGCAGATATAGGACTTACATGGTATACATGGCTGGAACAGGGAAGACAAATAAAGGTTTCAATTGAAATACTGAATAAATTATCAAATGCTTTAATGCTTTCCCAGGAAGAGAAAAGATATCTTTTCGCTTTAGCCCATCAAAGCATTCCGACTGATTTATTGACAGTTCAGATAAATATTGATAAAAGCATTCAGAATTTTATAGACAGTTTAAAATTATCCCCGGCTTATATCCTTGATCAAAGATGGAATATACTTGCATGGAATAAAGCTGCCTGTTATTTGTTCGGAGATTTTAATCAGAAAATTGAAGGAGAAAGAAACGCGGTATGGCTTATGTTTATGGATGATTATTATAAAAATTTATTTACAGACTGGGAGAAACATGCCGAAGATCTTGTGGCGCGTTTCAGATCCGTATACAGTCATTATACCATGGATAATTGGATTTTGGATTTTATAAAAAAAATGTGTAAAATGAGCAAAAAATTTGATTATTGGTGGTCTCAGCATCAGATTCAGAGTATTGACTCTGTAAACAAATATTTTTCCCATCCCGAAGCCGGTAGTTTAGAATTTGAATGTATAGTTTTAGATGTTGCTAATAACACAAATTTAAAAATATTTGTACATACCTCACTTACTGAAAGTACAAAACAAAAAATGGAGATTTTAATGAATAAATAG